The following proteins come from a genomic window of Candidatus Obscuribacter sp.:
- the lipA gene encoding lipoyl synthase — protein MTKSLSGSQSNRAKLLSHNYDAEEDNAPLRLPEWVKRSVLNTTENRETRLILKEQKLNTICESGRCPNKGECWAKGTATFMLMGSLCTRTCRFCAVNKGMPAPLEEDEPERIATAAAKMGLKHVVLTSVNRDDLPDQGANHFARTITAIKAAIPGVAVEVLTPDFQGRRDALEIVLAAYPVVYNHNVETVPRLYKRVRPGSKYDRSLKVLAMAKEITKDVPTKSGLMLGVGETFDEVREVMRDLRAIDCDFLTLGQYLRPTRDQLPVKRYVEPAEFDELAAYGWEIGFKMVHAGPLVRSSYHAEELASQL, from the coding sequence ATGACTAAATCTTTGAGCGGAAGCCAAAGCAATAGAGCAAAACTGCTGTCCCACAATTATGATGCTGAAGAAGATAATGCGCCGCTAAGGTTACCAGAGTGGGTTAAGCGCTCAGTTTTAAATACCACCGAAAACCGCGAGACACGTCTCATCCTTAAAGAGCAAAAGCTCAATACCATTTGTGAGAGTGGCCGTTGCCCCAATAAAGGCGAATGCTGGGCTAAGGGCACAGCTACATTTATGTTGATGGGCTCGCTTTGTACTCGCACCTGTCGCTTTTGTGCGGTCAACAAAGGTATGCCTGCTCCCCTTGAAGAAGACGAGCCAGAGCGCATCGCCACAGCTGCTGCCAAAATGGGACTAAAGCATGTGGTCTTGACCTCGGTCAACCGCGACGACCTGCCAGATCAGGGTGCCAATCACTTTGCTCGCACTATTACCGCCATCAAAGCAGCCATACCGGGAGTTGCTGTAGAAGTCTTGACACCAGACTTTCAGGGACGCCGCGATGCACTAGAAATAGTACTGGCGGCCTATCCAGTCGTTTACAACCACAATGTCGAGACCGTACCGAGACTTTACAAGCGCGTCAGACCGGGATCTAAATATGACCGCTCACTCAAAGTACTGGCCATGGCCAAAGAAATCACAAAAGACGTGCCCACCAAGTCCGGTCTGATGCTGGGCGTTGGCGAGACTTTTGACGAAGTCAGGGAAGTAATGCGCGACTTGCGTGCCATCGACTGCGACTTCCTTACTCTTGGTCAGTATCTGAGACCAACGCGCGACCAACTACCTGTCAAGCGCTATGTTGAGCCGGCTGAATTTGATGAACTGGCTGCTTATGGTTGGGAGATTGGCTTTAAAATGGTCCACGCCGGTCCCCTCGTGCGCAGCTCTTATCACGCGGAAGAATTAGCAAGTCAGCTCTAA
- the cobS gene encoding adenosylcobinamide-GDP ribazoletransferase, which yields MNPIKKFALAASYVTCLPLYRFKADEEIDLSGLAKYLPLVGLLLGLILSISSILLTLLGVNDILAAVLLTVLWLLLTNGLHLDGVMDTADGIFSHQNQERMLVIMQDSRVGNFGVLTGVSILLLKIAAMQAIFSTSLPVILLIAPIFGRVAECYAIGRYQYARAEGKGKIWHDTTKLPLDLMLALIVPLALCAYLVYIGFYYVITYAIASLITGLIAAAYLNKKVGGHTGDTYGAVVELTESISMILLILLSGLFTLLAGLGAHH from the coding sequence ATGAACCCCATCAAAAAGTTTGCCCTGGCGGCAAGTTATGTCACCTGCCTGCCACTCTATCGCTTTAAAGCAGACGAAGAAATAGATCTCAGCGGTCTGGCTAAATATCTACCGCTTGTAGGACTGCTGCTCGGTCTGATCCTGAGCATATCGAGCATTTTGCTGACTTTACTGGGCGTCAATGACATCCTGGCTGCGGTACTACTGACAGTGCTATGGCTCTTACTGACAAACGGTCTACATCTCGATGGTGTAATGGACACCGCAGATGGCATCTTTAGCCATCAAAACCAGGAGCGCATGCTGGTTATAATGCAAGACAGCCGGGTTGGTAATTTTGGCGTACTTACAGGTGTCTCTATCTTGCTACTCAAAATCGCTGCAATGCAAGCTATCTTTAGCACGAGCTTGCCAGTGATTTTGCTTATAGCACCAATCTTTGGCCGTGTAGCCGAATGCTATGCCATTGGCCGCTACCAGTACGCTAGAGCTGAGGGCAAAGGCAAAATCTGGCATGACACGACTAAATTGCCACTCGACTTGATGCTGGCTCTCATAGTGCCCCTGGCACTTTGCGCCTATCTGGTCTATATCGGCTTTTATTACGTCATCACTTATGCCATAGCCTCTTTGATAACAGGACTAATAGCAGCAGCCTACCTCAACAAAAAAGTTGGCGGTCATACCGGTGATACTTACGGCGCTGTGGTGGAATTAACCGAGAGCATCTCGATGATTCTCTTGATTTTGCTGTCTGGTCTCTTTACGCTCTTAGCAGGACTGGGCGCGCACCACTAG
- a CDS encoding tetratricopeptide repeat protein yields the protein MSINDKPPVEPYKSTADFAANNAGFGRRREGNGKKVLLGAAALAIVGISVFAIAGNNSGNALKEADTLIAQQQYSKARLVLTQALEREDKKNVEGAESASILKALGRVSNALGDSAEATGYYSRAQKIEEKALAPEMTALADSVSGMGAALAQTGQYEKAEDLLTQGLTIRQKYLPEGSVAIADSQNALGELYFAAGVYPEAESRYKIAQNIYQKKLGAESAKAAIVRSNLGGVAFALGNKGQAEPLYRWALATFEKTSGADSVDVANTLTNLAEVLRSQSKYVEAEGLLKRAIPIYESKLGKESPILANAYNNLALLYRNQNKLALAEPLYKQAIAVYEKSESANIGLVPTLNNYAELLDAAKRTGEANTVRMRAQTIKTASR from the coding sequence ATGAGTATCAACGATAAGCCGCCAGTCGAACCCTACAAAAGTACGGCCGATTTTGCTGCAAACAACGCTGGTTTTGGTCGTCGTAGAGAGGGCAATGGCAAAAAAGTATTGCTAGGCGCTGCCGCACTTGCCATAGTAGGCATCAGTGTATTTGCTATTGCTGGCAATAATTCCGGCAATGCCCTAAAAGAAGCTGATACTTTAATTGCCCAACAGCAGTACAGTAAAGCGCGCTTAGTATTGACTCAAGCTCTTGAGCGTGAAGACAAAAAGAATGTAGAAGGTGCTGAATCTGCCTCTATCCTCAAAGCTCTTGGCCGGGTGAGCAATGCTCTGGGTGATAGTGCCGAAGCCACTGGCTATTATAGCCGTGCTCAAAAAATTGAAGAAAAGGCTCTTGCTCCAGAAATGACAGCGCTTGCCGATAGTGTCTCTGGTATGGGTGCGGCACTGGCCCAGACCGGTCAATATGAAAAAGCTGAGGACCTCCTTACCCAGGGTCTTACTATCCGACAAAAGTATTTGCCAGAAGGTAGTGTCGCTATCGCTGACAGTCAAAATGCTCTTGGTGAGCTGTATTTTGCAGCTGGAGTTTATCCAGAAGCAGAGAGTCGTTACAAGATAGCGCAAAATATCTATCAAAAAAAACTTGGCGCCGAGAGTGCCAAAGCCGCTATTGTGCGCAGTAATCTGGGCGGCGTAGCTTTTGCTCTGGGCAATAAGGGACAGGCCGAGCCTCTTTACCGCTGGGCTCTGGCTACCTTTGAAAAGACCTCGGGGGCAGACAGCGTTGATGTCGCCAACACACTGACCAACCTGGCAGAAGTACTGAGATCCCAAAGTAAGTACGTAGAAGCCGAAGGACTGCTCAAGCGGGCTATACCAATCTACGAAAGTAAGCTGGGCAAAGAGTCTCCAATACTTGCCAATGCCTATAATAATTTGGCTTTGCTTTACCGCAATCAAAATAAATTGGCACTAGCTGAGCCTTTATACAAGCAAGCAATTGCTGTATACGAAAAGAGCGAGAGTGCCAATATCGGTCTAGTACCAACGCTCAATAACTATGCCGAGCTACTAGATGCGGCTAAACGCACTGGTGAAGCTAACACTGTCAGAATGAGAGCACAGACAATCAAGACCGCCAGTCGCTAG
- a CDS encoding DUF2029 domain-containing protein, giving the protein MHLISKLLTILAVFLAILPSIIVYSQPVLMQGGDYLMTFYPAGKLAVLGRIADIYTPIGMNTFIGAPFDKFIHATFPAVPANYVAIYMYSPLIALFFAPFSYLPAALSLIVWQLINVVVALWAGLLFARQKIVDKILDISVIFLFCPVFHTLLIGQLGVFFGLAPLAIAYKLLLKRREFLAGLILGTLYMKPQFMPCALLVCGSLFMVKRPKATLGFVCGLLAMVALTALLTGPDMVLAFWQSIKMSDSCYSVASYNPPLWLVTCLPAVILQCFDVAIRDSLKLPVYGLAAFIGIGALWHCIKLWRQVPFKESGEDADKSYARANSLTFLAGLFVLPLVVPHFLFYDLCGLALLAFMVHSDIFSAYEQKLLLVLRRYTWWACNLYYLSFSFIANTLGPWFPMVLVALLSVVLYRIKSLNIAQDNGPLGKSSS; this is encoded by the coding sequence TTGCACCTGATATCCAAATTATTGACAATTTTGGCTGTTTTTCTGGCCATTTTGCCATCCATTATTGTTTACAGCCAGCCAGTGCTGATGCAGGGTGGTGACTATCTGATGACCTTTTACCCGGCAGGCAAGCTAGCGGTACTTGGTCGTATTGCAGATATTTACACTCCAATTGGCATGAATACATTTATCGGCGCTCCCTTCGATAAGTTCATTCATGCCACTTTTCCTGCGGTGCCGGCTAATTATGTCGCTATATACATGTATAGCCCGCTTATTGCTTTGTTTTTTGCGCCGTTTAGTTATTTACCTGCCGCCCTGTCGCTCATTGTCTGGCAGCTGATAAATGTTGTAGTTGCGCTTTGGGCAGGGCTTTTGTTTGCCAGACAAAAAATTGTGGACAAAATCCTCGATATTTCTGTCATTTTCCTTTTTTGCCCGGTCTTTCACACTTTGCTTATCGGTCAGCTCGGTGTCTTTTTTGGACTGGCGCCGCTTGCCATTGCCTACAAGCTGCTATTAAAAAGGCGTGAGTTTTTAGCCGGACTTATACTCGGCACTTTATACATGAAGCCTCAGTTTATGCCCTGCGCGCTACTAGTCTGTGGCTCTTTATTTATGGTTAAGCGCCCTAAAGCGACTCTGGGATTTGTTTGCGGACTTTTAGCAATGGTTGCTCTGACCGCTCTTTTGACTGGTCCCGATATGGTGCTGGCCTTCTGGCAGAGTATCAAAATGTCCGATAGCTGTTATAGCGTTGCCAGTTACAATCCGCCACTATGGCTGGTGACATGTTTGCCTGCTGTTATTTTGCAGTGCTTTGATGTGGCCATCCGCGACTCGCTCAAGCTGCCTGTGTATGGGCTTGCCGCTTTTATCGGTATTGGCGCACTGTGGCATTGCATCAAGCTCTGGCGTCAGGTGCCCTTTAAAGAGTCTGGAGAGGATGCTGACAAGTCCTATGCCAGGGCTAATTCCCTGACTTTTCTTGCTGGATTGTTTGTGCTACCGCTTGTGGTGCCGCATTTTCTCTTTTATGATCTCTGCGGACTGGCACTGCTTGCTTTTATGGTGCACAGTGATATTTTTAGCGCCTACGAGCAAAAGCTTTTGCTTGTGCTCAGGCGCTACACCTGGTGGGCATGTAACCTCTATTATTTGAGTTTTTCGTTTATCGCCAATACGTTAGGACCATGGTTTCCCATGGTCCTGGTAGCGCTTTTGAGCGTAGTGCTTTATCGCATCAAGAGCCTCAATATCGCTCAAGATAACGGTCCCCTGGGTAAATCCAGCAGTTAG